From one Pecten maximus chromosome 8, xPecMax1.1, whole genome shotgun sequence genomic stretch:
- the LOC117332777 gene encoding 60S acidic ribosomal protein P2-like, whose protein sequence is MRYVAAYLLASLGGNANPSAADLEKIIGSVGIEAEADKIKKIISELKGKNIEELITAGTAKLASVPSGGGAAAGGGAAPAAEEKKEEKKEEKKEESEESDDDMGFGLFD, encoded by the exons ATGCGTTACGTAGCAGCCTATTTGCTTGCAAGTCTTGGAGGAAATGCAAACCCCTCCGCAGCAGACCTTGAGAAGATCATTGGGTCTGTTGGCATTGAGGCTGAGGCCGACAAGATCAAAAAAATTATATCTGAGCTGAAGGGAAAGAACATTGAAGAGCTCATCACTGCAG GAACTGCAAAGCTTGCTTCAGTACCATCTGGTGGTGGAGCTGCCGCCGGAGGTGGAGCTGCCCCTGCTGCTGAGGAGAAGAAGGAAG agaaaaaggaagaaaagaaagaagaatCCGAGGAGTCGGATGATGACATGGGCTTCGGTCTCTTTGACtaa
- the LOC117332776 gene encoding mediator of RNA polymerase II transcription subunit 21-like, whose protein sequence is MADRLTQLQDAVNQLADQFCNSVGILQQCSPPSTFAGFEKQLGKSPTDTQEDYAAIFAKLIARTAKDIDVLIESLPIEDSSLELQVATLKLLEAENQDTAKNLEDIVSKGEGLLEQIQSALRDIAQCQLQCQAMESNS, encoded by the exons ATGGCTGACAGACTCACACAGCTGCAAGATGCTGTGAATCAG CTTGCTGATCAATTCTGTAACAGCGTAGGAATTCTTCAGCAGTGTTCGCCACCTAGTACATTTGCTGGTTTTGAGAAACAACTTGGAAAGTCACCAACTGATACACAAGAAG ATTACGCTGCCATTTTTGCCAAACTTATTGCCAGAACCGCTAAAGACATAGATGTCCTGATTGAGTCGCTGCCTATTGAGGACTCGTCTCTGGAACTACAG GTTGCAACTTTAAAGTTATTAGAAGCGGAAAATCAAGACACAGCCAAAAATTTGGAAGATATAGTGAGTAAAGGAGAAGGACTTTTGGAGCAAATACAAAGTGCACTTAGAGACATCGCCCAGTGTCAGCTACAGTGTCAGGCCATGGAGTCCAACTCCTGA
- the LOC117332780 gene encoding endoplasmic reticulum resident protein 29-like, producing the protein MMATKSMIVAGLAVVFAFFQTINADGVKGSIQLNSGVFEKILRKHRAVLVKFDETYPYGEKQDAFKEVAAATLSQDDVLVAEVQVQDYGEKENADLAERFGVTKEDFPVYFLFLSGDAENPKKFLGNAKNADDVKKFLIRESGLWLGLPSCLEDYDKRVKEFLKASGDKRPDILASVEEEASKETDDSKKRSADIYVKTMKKIVEKGTDFVDSEITRVEKLKDGKVSDKKKEQLNERLNILTSFQLLQKDEL; encoded by the exons ATGATGGCGACGAAAAGCATGATTGTTGCCGGTCTGGCAGTGGTTTTTGCGTTTTTCCAAACAATTAACGCTGACGGCGTTAAAGGATCGATTCAACTGAATTCAGGAGTCTTCGAGAAA ATACTGAGGAAACACAGGGCTGTGTTGGTGAAATTTGATGAGACCTACCCTTATGGGGAAAAGCAGGATGCTTTCAAGGAAGTCGCTGCAGCAACTTTGTCACAAGATGACGTTCTGGTGGCAGAGGTCCAAGTCCAAG ACTATGGTGAGAAAGAGAACGCAGACTTGGCAGAAAGGTTCGGTGTGACTAAAGAAGACTTTCCCGTCTATTTCCTGTTTTTGTCTGGAGATGCAGAAAATCCCAAAAAATTTCTAGGCAACGCCAAAAATGCTGATGACGTAAAGAAATTCCTTATAAGGGAATCAG GTCTTTGGCTTGGACTTCCTTCATGCTTGGAAGACTATGATAAAAGAGTAAAAGAATTCTTAAAGGCGAGCGGTGATAAACGTCCAGACATTTTAGCCAGTGTGGAGGAGGAGGCATCCAAAGAAACAGATGATTCAAAGAAAAGATCTGCGGACATTTATGTCAAAACCATGAAAAAGATTGTAGAAAAAGGGACAGATTTTGTTGATTCAGAAATTACAAGGGTAGAAAAATTGAAAGATGGAAAAGTTAGTGATAAAAAGAAAGAACAATTAAATGAACGACTGAATATTTTAACTTCATTCCAGTTACTTCAGAAGGATGAGCTGTAA